The Pogoniulus pusillus isolate bPogPus1 chromosome 28, bPogPus1.pri, whole genome shotgun sequence genome has a segment encoding these proteins:
- the NUP42 gene encoding nucleoporin NUP42, protein MAICQFFLQGRCRFGERCWNEHPRGGGRGRAGPSAAQHQGTGRGGGGWGTTNQRYTNVIQPSTFKSNSWGGSRDQGRGFFGSSDLGSSGDNSTNAGFSQNRFSALLTSQSTADGYKDEEERLLECVVKDMEIWESSGQWIFSSYSPMKGKPNISGFPDFSPEELHLEYYTCRANNNIQNYIASVQQLAAQWKNRLIQLKALDSSTRAALLSELKNTVTQPVPAFGFGGQVTPSFGSSSFPGSSSSNSASTFSFKTSTGLSSGSSGNSPAFGSSSAGMTSSPSMSHSVGFGNPTAPSAASFSFKTSETTSGFGTSGFSGFGSSSAMNSSSTTPFTAFGSFNTAVAASSSHSSSTLFGQAASASGQNVTSSFLAGTNTTLEKLFTPKSDLSAEELKQFEAKKFTLGKIPLKPPPLEFLNI, encoded by the exons ATGGCCATCTGCCAGTTCTTCCTGCAGGGCCGCTGCCGCTTCGGCGAGAGGTGCTGGAACGAGCATCCTCGGGGCGGCGGCCGCGGCCGCGCCGGGCCCTCTGCCGCCCAGCACCAAG GtactggcagaggaggaggaggatggggtaCCACTAACCAGAGATACACTAATGTTATCCAGCCATCTACCTTTAAGTCTAATTCATGGGGTGGCAGCAGAGATCAAGGAAGAGGATTTTTTGGCTCTTCAGACTTGGGATCATCAGGTGACaacagcacaaatgcaggcttttCACAGAACAGATTCTCTGCATTGCTGACCAGTCAAAGTACTGCTGATGGCTATAAAGATGAAGAGGAGAGACTTCT AGAGTGTGTAGTGAAAGACATGGAAATTTGGGAATCTTCAGGACAATGGATATTTTCATCTTATTCACCCATGAAAGGAAAGCCAAATATCTCAG GTTTCCCAGATTTCTCACCAGAAGAgttgcatctggagtactataCCTGCAGAGCAAACAATAACATTCAAAACTAT ATCGCTTCTGTCCAGCAGTTAGCAGCACAATGGAAAAATCGCCTGATTCAGTTGAAAGCTTTGGATTCATCAACAAGAGCAGCTTTG CTGTCTGAACTAAAGAACACAGTCACTCAGCCAGTGCCTGCCTTTGGATttggagggcaggtaacaccaagCTTTGGGTCATCAA GCTttcctgggagcagcagcagtaacagcGCCAGCACTTTCTCCTTTAAAACAAGCACCGGTCTCAGCAGTGGATCATCTGGGAACTCCCCTGCTTTTGGGAGCTCTTCTGCCGGCATGACGTCCTCACCAAGCATGTCCCATTCTGTTGGCTTTGGCAACCCGACAGCTccatctgcagcctccttctcaTTTAAAACTTCGGAAACAACGAGTGGTTTTGGAACTTCAGGGTTTTCAGGGTTTGGCAGTTCTTCCGCCATGAACTCTTCCAGCACTACTCCATTTACTGCCTTTGGATCCTTTAATACAGCAGTAGCAGCTTCTTCCTCGCATTCAAGCAGTACTTTATTTGGGCAGGCTGCCAGTGCCTCTGGACAGAATGTAACATCATCGTTTTTGGCAGGCACAAACACTACATTGGAGAAGTTATTTACACCGAAAAGCGACTTATCAGCTGAAGAGCTGAAACAATTTGAAGCAAAGAAGTTTACATTAGGAAAGATTCCTCTTAAGCCTCCACCATTAGAATTTTTAAATATTTAG